In a genomic window of Amphiprion ocellaris isolate individual 3 ecotype Okinawa chromosome 11, ASM2253959v1, whole genome shotgun sequence:
- the LOC111564380 gene encoding uncharacterized protein LOC111564380 isoform X2 — protein sequence MSMGSRLHTVNDCKGFATRFKNQILISDVERRSRSLRTQYGRVLWHPEKVNTVQQKMLREKLDFLRPYIVRRRGETCLEEKCNDQEEDDKELETEECVDPEMGSSLGSPLDADVTGQDLDDELQPLGSIPNLASLHCSNPQTQVTEVKSISCPQCHDGEDSPDQPETAALDTSKHDILNQFMEVMMSDMRQIKDPMVLMRLRRDITDLVFKAVEEDTRRRYIRVPSTAMMGDSTQSDSCPQELRSLTNISWRQRSLKRKNQVCETERRMQKWEEMKHIRKMASQLVQQGQTVQRMSENGCQVPIQDLEIKRETEPHVVKTEEEPFSVA from the exons ATGTCTATGGGTTCCAGACTTCATACTGTCAATGACTGCAAAGGATTTGCAACCAGATTCAAGAACCAAATATTAA TATCAGATGTTGAGAGAAGGTCCAGATCACTCAGGACTCAGTATGGGAGGGTGTTATGGCATCCAGAGAAGGTCAACACTGTCCAGCAAAAGATGCTTAGGGAGAAGCTTGATTTTTTGCGACCTTACATAGTTCGCAGGAGAGGTGAAACATGTCTG gaaGAAAAGTGTAACGATCAAGAGGAGGATGATAAGGAGTTGGAGACTGAGGAATGCGTTGATCCAGAGATGGGAAGCTCGTTAGGCAGCCCACTGGATGCTGATGTGACTGGGCAAGACCTGGATGATGAACTGCAGCCTCTTGGTTCTATCCCAAACCTTGCCTCCCTGCATTGTTCAAACCCACAGACTCAGGTCACAGAGGTGAAGTCTATCAGCTGCCCACAGTGTCACGATGGAGAGGACTCCCCTGATCAGCCTGAAACTGCTGCACTAGACACTTCCAAACATGACATACTGAACCAGTTCATGGAGGTTATGATGTCCGACATGCGTCAAATTAAAGACCCCATGGTACTCATGAGACTCCGCCGAGACATTACTGACCTGGTGTTCAAAGCAGTGGAGGAGGATACGCGGAGGAGATATATTCGAGTGCCGTCCACGGCCATGATGGGGGACAGCACACAGAGCGACTCATGTCCTCAGGAGCTGCGTTCACTGACAAACATCTCTTGGAGACAGAGATCTTTGAAGAGAAAGAACCAAGTGTGTGAGACTGAGAGGAGGATGCAGAAATGGGAGGAGATGAAACACATAAGGAAAATGGCCTCACAGCTTGTCCAGCAAGGCCAAACAGTGCAGAGGATGAGTGAAAATGGCTGTCAGGTTCCTATTCAAGATTTGGAGATCAAAAGAGAAACAGAGCCACATGTAGTTAAGACTGAGGAAGAGCCATTTTCAGTAGCTTGA
- the ddx18 gene encoding ATP-dependent RNA helicase DDX18, whose product MADLQMKLLRKKIQKRNEKNKERKLLKKPTGDEEAVSLTVGSNGLEDECCEEPAAAGKTDAELKKKQAKKVEGPMEGTTTKETPLKKKKKKKRKLTDTDEPPAEKKSKTVKEADDDEDNEEDEEEAVVAGEQTTDTPEDVADEEDEAREEDEEDDEDQPELPSGLTGAFEDTSFSSLAALVSEHTLKGVKEMGFEHMTEIQHKSIRPLLEGRDVLAAAKTGSGKTLAFLIPSIELIYKLKFMPRNGTGVVILSPTRELAMQTYGVLKELMTHHVHTYGLIMGGSNRSAEAQKLANGVNILVATPGRLLDHLQNTPGFMFKNLQCLIIDEADRILEVGFEEELKQIIKLLPKRRQTMLFSATQTRKVEDLARISLKKEPLYVGVDDNKDNATVDGLEQGYVVCPSEKRFLLLFTFLKKNRKKKLMVFFSSCMSVKFHYELLNYIDLPVMAIHGKQKQTKRTTTFFQFCNADSGILLCTDVAARGLDIPEVDWIVQYDPPDDPKEYIHRVGRTARGINGRGHALLILRPEELGFLRFLKQAKVPLSEFEFSWSKISDIQSQLEKLIEKNYYLHKSAQEAYKSYVRAYDSHSLKQIYSVNTLNLPMVALSFGFKVPPYVDLNVHSSKGAKLQKRGGGGGFGYQKSKNVHKSKIFKHVNKARNDKRQFSR is encoded by the exons ATGGCGGACCTACAGATGAAGCTGCTCCGCAAGAAAATTCagaaaaggaatgaaaaaaataaagagcgAAAATTACTGAAGAAGCCGACAGGAGACGAGGAGGCCG TGAGTCTCACAGTAGGCTCAAATGGATTGGAAGACGAATGTTGTGAGGAACCTGCCGCTGCTGGTAAGACGGACGCGGAACTCAAGAAGAAACAGGCAAAGAAGGTTGAGGGACCAATGGAAGGGACCACCACCAAGGAAACTCctttgaagaaaaagaaaaagaagaaaaggaagctTACTGACACTGATGAACCCCCAG ctGAGAAGAAGAGCAAAACTGTGAAAGAagcagatgatgatgaagacaatgaagaagatgaggaggaggcgGTGGTTGCAGGAGAACAGACCACTGACACACCAGAGGACGTtgcagatgaagaagatgaagccagagaggaggatgaagaagatgatgagGATCAACCTGAGTTGCCATCTGGACTAACAG GAGCGTTTGAGGACACATCGTTTTCCTCCCTTGCTGCCCTGGTCAGTGAGCACACGCTGAAAGGAGTGAAGGAGATGGGCTTTGAACACATGACAGAAATCCAGCACAAAAGTATCCGCCCTCTGCTGGAGGGAAG GGAtgttctggctgctgctaaaACAGGAAGTGGTAAAACCTTGGCCTTCCTCATCCCATCTATAGAGCTCATCTACAAACTCAAATTCATGCCTAGAAACG GCACTGGTGTAGTGATCCTTTCTCCCACACGCGAGTTGGCAATGCAGACGTATGGCGTGCTAAAGGAACTGATGACGCACCATGTGCACACATACGGTCTGATCATGGGAGGCAGCAACCGCTCAGCTGAAGCCCAAAAACTCGCCAACGGTGTCAACATCCTGGTGGCCACACCTGGCCGTCTGCTGGACCACCTGCAG AATACCCCTGGGTTCATGTTCAAGAACCTGCAGTGTCTGATTATTGATGAGGCTGATCGTATCTTAGAGGTGGGCTTCGAGGAGGAACTGAAGCAGATCATCAAACTGCTGCCAA AGAGGAGACAGACCATGCTGTTTTCAGCCACTCAGACTCGAAAGGTGGAGGACTTGGCTCGCATCTCCCTGAAGAAAGAGCCCCTCTATGTTGGGGTggatgacaacaaagacaatgCCACAGTCGATGGCCTGGAGCAG GGCTATGTGGTGTGCCCATCAGAAAAGCGCTTCCTGCTGCTCTTCACCTTCCTGAAGAAGAACCGCAAGAAGAAgctgatggtcttcttctcctcctgcatGTCTGTCAAATTCCATTATGAGTTACTCAACTACATTGATCTGCCTGTCATGGCCATCCAT GGCAAGCAGAAGCAGACCAAACGGACCACCACGTTCTTCCAGTTCTGCAATGCAGACTCAGGCATCCTACTGTGTACAGATGTGGCAGCTCGAGGGCTGGACATACCTGAGGTGGACTGGATTGTCCAGTATGACCCCCCAGATGATCCCAAG GAGTACATCCACAGGGTGGGCAGAACAGCCCGGGGCATCAATGGCAGAGGCCATGCCCTCCTGATCCTTCGACCAGAAGAACTCGGCTTCCTGCGCTTCCTCAAACAGGCCAAG GTCCCACTGAGTGAGTTTGAATTTTCCTGGAGTAAAATCTCTGACATCCAGTCACAG CTGGAGAAGCTGATTGAGAAGAACTACTATCTCCATAAGTCGGCTCAAGAGGCCTACAAGTCCTATGTGAGGGCGTACGACTCCCACTCACTCAAACAGATCTACAGTGTCAACACCCTCAACCTCCCCATGGTGGCGCTCTCGTTTGGCTTCAAAGTTCCTCCATACGTTGACCTCA ATGTCCACAGTAGTAAAGGAGCAAAGTTGCAGAAGCGAGGCGGCGGAGGTGGCTTTGGATACCAGAAGTCCAAGAATGTGCACAAATCCAAAATCTTTAAGCACGTCAACAAAGCAAGGAATGATAAGAGGCAGTTCTCCCGCTGA
- the LOC111564380 gene encoding uncharacterized protein LOC111564380 isoform X1, with the protein MTHFRGQIRGPHWGPTMDNMLIDFWRRHECLFNSSADSYYDKDVKTKLWTEFALSIGKSVSDVERRSRSLRTQYGRVLWHPEKVNTVQQKMLREKLDFLRPYIVRRRGETCLEEKCNDQEEDDKELETEECVDPEMGSSLGSPLDADVTGQDLDDELQPLGSIPNLASLHCSNPQTQVTEVKSISCPQCHDGEDSPDQPETAALDTSKHDILNQFMEVMMSDMRQIKDPMVLMRLRRDITDLVFKAVEEDTRRRYIRVPSTAMMGDSTQSDSCPQELRSLTNISWRQRSLKRKNQVCETERRMQKWEEMKHIRKMASQLVQQGQTVQRMSENGCQVPIQDLEIKRETEPHVVKTEEEPFSVA; encoded by the exons ATGACTCACTTTCGTGGTCAGATACGGGGGCCACACTGGGGGCCCACAATGGACAACATGCTGATAGATTTCTGGCGCAGACatgaatgtctgtttaactcCTCGGCTGATTCTTACTACGACAAAGATGTAAAGACAAAACTGTGGACTGAGTTTGCCTTGTCCATCGGAAAGTCAG TATCAGATGTTGAGAGAAGGTCCAGATCACTCAGGACTCAGTATGGGAGGGTGTTATGGCATCCAGAGAAGGTCAACACTGTCCAGCAAAAGATGCTTAGGGAGAAGCTTGATTTTTTGCGACCTTACATAGTTCGCAGGAGAGGTGAAACATGTCTG gaaGAAAAGTGTAACGATCAAGAGGAGGATGATAAGGAGTTGGAGACTGAGGAATGCGTTGATCCAGAGATGGGAAGCTCGTTAGGCAGCCCACTGGATGCTGATGTGACTGGGCAAGACCTGGATGATGAACTGCAGCCTCTTGGTTCTATCCCAAACCTTGCCTCCCTGCATTGTTCAAACCCACAGACTCAGGTCACAGAGGTGAAGTCTATCAGCTGCCCACAGTGTCACGATGGAGAGGACTCCCCTGATCAGCCTGAAACTGCTGCACTAGACACTTCCAAACATGACATACTGAACCAGTTCATGGAGGTTATGATGTCCGACATGCGTCAAATTAAAGACCCCATGGTACTCATGAGACTCCGCCGAGACATTACTGACCTGGTGTTCAAAGCAGTGGAGGAGGATACGCGGAGGAGATATATTCGAGTGCCGTCCACGGCCATGATGGGGGACAGCACACAGAGCGACTCATGTCCTCAGGAGCTGCGTTCACTGACAAACATCTCTTGGAGACAGAGATCTTTGAAGAGAAAGAACCAAGTGTGTGAGACTGAGAGGAGGATGCAGAAATGGGAGGAGATGAAACACATAAGGAAAATGGCCTCACAGCTTGTCCAGCAAGGCCAAACAGTGCAGAGGATGAGTGAAAATGGCTGTCAGGTTCCTATTCAAGATTTGGAGATCAAAAGAGAAACAGAGCCACATGTAGTTAAGACTGAGGAAGAGCCATTTTCAGTAGCTTGA